Proteins found in one Maridesulfovibrio sp. genomic segment:
- a CDS encoding CopG family ribbon-helix-helix protein, whose amino-acid sequence MISKEPKSEVVTIRMTSEMKERVEKLAQATNRSKAFLFGEAISSYLDVNEWQVKAIQEGLDEARSPEAKWTSQEDLEAKYAED is encoded by the coding sequence ATGATAAGCAAAGAACCGAAGAGCGAAGTAGTAACAATTCGAATGACTTCTGAAATGAAAGAGCGTGTTGAAAAGCTGGCTCAGGCAACGAATAGATCGAAGGCCTTTTTGTTTGGCGAAGCTATTTCCAGTTATCTTGATGTTAATGAATGGCAGGTCAAAGCGATTCAGGAAGGGCTGGATGAAGCTAGAAGTCCAGAAGCTAAGTGGACCTCTCAGGAAGATTTAGAGGCAAAGTATGCCGAGGATTAA